The Ziziphus jujuba cultivar Dongzao chromosome 5, ASM3175591v1 genome segment TTGTAGTCAAAGACAACATGACGGTACTGGTTAAACGATAATGAGCTGTTCCTTCCTCATCTGGACCAACCTGGACAAAAAAATCAGAGTTGCAGCACTGGAACCATATATGCTtgaaataaaagactatttcgaAACTTGTAATAAATGAGAAAGATGGGAGAGCATTATTTTGATATCCTCCCAATATCTATATGTTGTTCAACATGGCAATGGAAGTTTACCTCAATTACATGTATGGCATCCCACGCTCCCTCCTGGAGATAACCCCTTCTACCATGCCCTGTCTTCGAGCCATctacataataattaataataaatcacTGAAAAGGGTAATCACCATGTCTTCTAAAAGCAAGTCACAATAATGAAATTACCTTTCTTTATAAGAAAGCATGCTACAAAACCTTCATTATCATCTTCCCACATATAAACTGATGAAATCCCACCTTCATAATACCTACCAAACTAATGGTTACTCAAGCCGCTAGATATAAAGAAGGAAACCCAAAATGAACCATTAAATTATCTATGGAAAAgaatttatgaaattgattCAACATACAGAAGTTAATCAAATGACTAAATCAAGAACGAGGTAAGTAAAGGACCTCACTGGTCACGATATATAGCAAAGATGTCATTTGCTTCAACTTCAAGCTTCCTCAACTCCTCAGATGGGAGGGCACCATCCTCTAATGGTGGATGGTATTTATTTGACCAAGGTGACCTACAAaggatgaaaaataaataaacgacatatttatcaaatatgaaaAGCCAGTTTTCATAGAACAGgtatatgaaaacaaaataaaaaaacaagccaaaaaataaacaaataaatttgacaTATGGCTCTGAAGCATGACACAAAACCAGTTGTGTTGACCCTCATCCATCCATACACTTCCAAGTGTATATGCATTGCTGATTCATAATTGACAAAACATGCATAGTTACAGGAGCAAAGCAAGAGTGAGTTATATGTTCTCTCTCAGTTTCTTTTATGCCTAAGGTTCACAACACTGTAGTTTTTCGCCTAAGGTTCACCAACAccataccaaaaaattaaaaaaactataccAGTATGTTTATAATTGCATATCTtaagatgaaccaaaaaaattgcatatgaaTGCAGAAGGATAAATAATGAGAGGTGAAGATTTTGACAGAATTTGAGTGATGATATCTAATGATGGAAATTCATGTGACTCGTTTTCTGTAGACTTTGTACCAAATGTCCATAAAATATCCACAACCTTTGGACCCAACACCCTTTCCTGATCCACCAATAAGGGCAGATCTCCTGAAGGAagaaacaattatatatgtgCAAATCCATCACTATAAAATCCATGTTAAATAGCAAATCTGCCATGATATAATAGTAACTTTGACTGTTCAAAGCAGAAAGTCTACCTAAAAGAGTCCGCATCTCTGTTATATTCGCACAAAATGAACTCCTTTCCACTGTCCGTGTCACATAAAACCTGTTTACCTCAGTCCAGAAGTTTTTGATGATCAGAGACAGTTTATGGAACAACTGGTCATGATCGAATTAAATCAGAttcaaattgaaagaaaaatttttgattcacacaatcaaattttatttatcataaaaaacaGCCTGTCAAAATAGTATATAGATGGTCTATATAATAAGTTAAAAGTTACAACTAGGCACAATACACCACATCCTCAACTAAAGGCAAAACAGGATGGTAAAAcagataagaaaaaaacaaaaaaaaaaaatataattacaaggaaaaagttaaaatttgcaAAGAGCTCAAAAGGGTAACTACATGTTAGTTTACTGTTTACTTGAGGGTTTCAAATGGACGGAGAATACATACATATTTCAGGAGCCCTAATTGAGCATACTGCATATGTACTATAAAAATTGCACCACTAGAATATCTTCCACCCTCCCTCATTCATTTTTATCCTACCATGGAGGCTAAAGGAGATAATCGACACCAACACGTAGGAACAAAGAGATAAAATATTGGACTATAAGAATGCTGCTTTAAGTCATAGAGCTAATATGTAGAGGAACCAAAACTGGATGGCTCTAAAGCATACAGGAGATCGAAATGGCAGTTTCAAACAAAAGTGATCCGCTGTTCGCAACGGTGAAAAAATGTTGAAGGGTCCCAATCATTAAAGAATCACATATAGAAGTTCAAGCAGATGCAGTTAGATCAAACTCCAAATAATAAAAAGCCCAAGTAGCACCTCTTAGGAACAAATggtaatgaaaattttaatttcaattttgaatcCTTTACTATTATTTTCTCCGTAAGTAACTAAAACTTCAATAAACTGATGCTAAACATACAttttaaaatcaacatcaatGCGGAATGACAATAACCAGTGTTTTCCTAAACCAAGTACACACTTATTGTTTATTTGAAACCTAGGAAGCTGGAAAAGCTAAAATCTACAGTCATTTAAGCACCTAGACCTCGTTGATAGATTTCTTCATATATTAGTTATTATCATTACCATTGCTATTATGGGTTACTATTCccctttcaatttttgaattcaAAGAGAAAGTCAAAGGCTTTGATCTCTTGACAAATACAAAAACAGAGGATATGGTTGCTCATGCTTCAAGTTTACATTATCCACAAATAATACCACGGGGATTAAcccaatttccaaaatgataAGAAATACAATTATGGGTCTTCGTTCAAATTGCAAATACAACAATTTACAagaacattataaaaataaaattaaaattaaaaaaatcatttttaaagatTTGGGTAATTCCGTAAcaacataaaaattttctttccttttttttttttcccatttaattCCATTTTCAGGTAAATTGAAGCAATAGAACCGCTAAGGCCAAGAGACTCACATTTGGGAAACATCTTTAATGCGACCCAGAAACCAAAACAGAGAAATGAAatagaaaatccaaaaaaaaaaaaaaaaaaaggaagaacctGGAGGGGCTGATCGACTTGAGAAAGCAGATCGGAGGAGTGTTGGGGTAGGAGAGTGAGAAGAGCAGAGAGAGCAGTCTCAGTGTGCTTTGGAGGGATTCTCCTCATCAATCCCATGGCTGCTTCCATTTTCTTCTCCTcctcactctctctttctctctgttgtCTTCCTCAGTAGACGAAGAAACAAACAGTGTGAGATATTCAAAACAGAAAATGGAAATTCAAAatcgtatttttattatataaaaaatagaataaaataaaataaattccctTTTTTAGTGTTTGCTTCACAacggaggaaaaaaaaaaactgatacaTGCCAAAAAAGCCAAAGAGGCCCGTTTGATCCGAGTTTCTCTCGCGGGAACCACTCTGTAAacgtccttttttctttttctcctttctttttatataaatattacatgataatatgaaaaataaataaatatatatatatatagatatataatttttaaaaaataacttcaTTTATGCCTGTTTCAATATTtgatataaatacaaaagcatctttcaaatttttaataatttcatcaCACTTTGGCTTtcactctttctttttatttagctgtttaaattatttttataattaaaggtAAATtactttcaacttttttttgtttcttttttttttttacaataattaatttgaaattttcaaatttttttaaaaaatattttcaattaatttttatttaaactatgtgataaattttccttttttaagaaaaaaacaactatatgataattttgatgagataaatttttaaaaaaaaaataagttatatatttgacaaaatcATTTAGTATAATGTAAttgaaatattataatatatttcataaaatatatttgataaattatgaaacattttaattcatttagttaagtatatttgataaattatcatttatttaaaatgctttttaattaaaaccatcgtatagatttttttaaaaaaataaaaaattatcacataggttaaatataattaattaaaatatagattaataaaacaaattttcaaattaatatttacaaaaccatcaaaaaaatattttttttgcaaaaaaaggaaaaaagaaagaacctaCTAAAAGGTAagctaattaaagaaaataattgttacaaaattaattaaaagtaaattaattcTACTAAAGGTATATCATCATATAAGAAAGAGAATGAAGGTCAGAATGTGTGGatgaaattattaaaagtttgagaaaaattttatatttacccaaaaatgaaatattctctAATTTTTATGGTATAAATCTTGAAacgtaatattttttaaaaagaaaaataataatgtaaagGATGGAAAATTTTGAGAGAAGAACAAGAGTAAATTTATGAGTtaattggctttttctcttttttcctttttcggtaatgtttttttttctttttaatcttttttgcaTGGTAATTAGgttagttttaattttaataaaataagctaACACATGTAACCTAATTAAGTAGTTATCAAATTAACCAAAGTCAATATTGGTATTGTAGGTTTGGCCCAATAGTATAATTACTTAGAATAGATCTTCAGGTTCagttaattttgaataaaataccctcccgttattgaaaatttagaatCCATTGTAGTTCCAatccaacaatttaaaaaaaaaaaaaaagtaaaggttgaaaatttgtttattttaaatactcCAGCTTTGAATAGAGTAATGCTGGGgacagtaatttttttttcttttttttttttaccatattttaAATACCACATATGCATAGGGAAAAATGTTGATTGCAGATCGGAACCTATCAATTGGCATCTAAAATTGGTATCTTATCAGCTGGtatctaaaatttgataaataaaacttaactaTAACAATACTCTTTATGAATTCTTGGACTAATACAAATGAATTGTATTTTGGAATTGAAACTGAGAACTTTtgcacatttttctttttatgtctaCTTTTGAACtgcaaaataaagtttttgttGTTGGCAAGACAATAATATTCTTGGAAAGCTTTAATAACAATGTGACATGCAAACCTCCAATAAGTCATTTTGTTGTGATGCACAATTATTAAGTTTCAAGAGGACTTACATTATAAGAATACACTTCTTGTTTTGAAATTCATCAATGTACCATTTTTGCGCTAAGTGCAATTGTTTTCAATGATTTTCAACaataattacatttaaattcTACCTTTTCCCCGTAaactaattaccaaaaaaataattattggaaAATAGTTGACTTTTTAAGACTTTACCATCAAAGCAAACGggatcttaaaaaaataaaataaaataaaatcaatgatACTTTCCCTAGATTTACGTATTTTATTTCATAAGAACAATTTAGAAGAGATTTATGATAATTTAAGCTGATTTATTCAGGGAATATTTCATTAGACCCCCCATATATACTTTAAGTACAATTAGACCTATACGTTTGAAAAATTCTGATTACTCTttcatttttcagtttttacAGTTTTAATTGTTAACAGCGAGAATtgtaatttgataatattattcaataatgaaatattgattttaaacatCTCTTTTAgcctttaactattaaaattaaactggtaaaaactaacaaataaatctatttaatagatacagagtaaacaaaaaaagattaatgataattttaaacaaatatgagTTTAAATTATGGCAAAATGGCTTTTGCCCTTTATTAGATaggttataaaataaaataaaataaaaaataaaagaggacAAAATGAGAATGTCTATTCACTGGTGCAACCACACATCTGAATCTCCTATttttgcccccaaaaaaaaaaaaaaaaaggacatttGAATTTACAAATGCATGGCACCCCTTAACTTATTCACATACCAAAAAGGCATTTCAACCAACTTTTTGTTTAtacttttttccaatttttttgtatattCAATGTTTTCAATTGGACATTTggataaaaaagggaaaagttGGTACAACTTTTCCAAAgctataataacaataatacacaTCAAGAAGTTGATTTAAGGCACCGCGACAAGCACAACAAACCAAAGAGTTAGGGGTAGATAATTTGCTTTagttttggaccccacaagcaTATCCAAGAGTGGGTAAAATGATTGGAGTTTATGAGGCCTAAATTGGCCATGCCTTTTTTGACTGATTGGGAGTAGCGTAGCATCACCTGGCCAGCAAATAAATGGGACCTATATACCATGTTCAGATTCAAAATGATGCGTTTCGTGCTCTTCCATCATGCTGTCATGTTAGAATCTTTATCTATTTCATGTCATTATGCAAATTATGATTcagatattttatataaattttcttatacCGAACTATATCCCAAATGCAGTTCAACATATGGACTGTTAGcttctaattatatattaaagtaGACATAAAATTGTCATGTCATTATATCTTATATTATAATTTGCATTATACATTTTATATGCCACAAGCATCCAACCTTAACCTTTAATATTTACCATCTTACCATGTCTCCCATTCCCATCATAGATTGGGTGACAATTCCCACAAGAACAAACATGTATATATTGATGTCGTTAAGATGAAATAAAGAGAATTGAAAGAAATTTGTTCATGGTGAATTACTAGCCCATTACTTATGCATAACCTCTTTAAGACAGGGCCCTTATTTAACTTTGAACAAATGTGAAATAACTggatattcttattttttattttttctcaaatttgtGAATTGTTTAAGTTCACTGGTCACGTTATAAATCCACCAAATCAGCCAAATGATTACAGCAGAGCGTTTACCTGTTGTCTAGCAATTTTGGTTATTAAGCCATGAGCGTAAAATTTCCAATCTGCTATCTTTGTAGCATATTTATgattggggaaaaaaacaagaaacaaaaaacaaaaaacaaaaacaaacctcaaattatggaaaaagaatatatcattaaaacaaTTACTTCTAACATATCATGGCAACCGTACTATGGAATAAAAGTACTAATTGCATATTATTACTATATTCGTCAAATAGGAAAATATGGAAGATTGTCATACCCTCAAAACGTAACCATAAATTCTTCACGCTGCTGAGTTCAATTTGGCACGTCGCTCTGCATATGATGCTGGAACCATTTCAACAATTATTAGCCAAAGGCTTGAAACCTTTTTACAAAAAgggttaacaattttttttttttttttttttttttttgtttatctttagTTTCTGTAACAACTTAAACCAATAGgaaaatttttcacaataatttaaaagatatGGCAGTTACAAACTTCTATCTAGGGTAAAGTTTCCATTTTCCACTGGAAATGATGGACTACAGAATATATCATCATGACCGCACATGACATGCGATCATTTCAGTTTGTTGCTAGCCAAACCACATCAAAGCAAATTTCGTTGACAATCTAATAAACTTAAACTAAAAGCCAGTGAATTTGATTAGTTTAACCCTTCTTTTGTCGTCTCATCTGGTACTATATGCACTTGGTAAGGCATTACCAATATATATTGAGAATATAAATCACATGAACAATTATGGTTTATCATAATGCAAGGTTTCTAAGCAACCAAACATATAACATGAAAGGTATTCAAGTTCTTACGCTCGGTTGGGCGTGACATGAGAGGAACATGTGCAGCCTTCTTCATTTTTCCATTGTTTAAGGAGCTCTGGTCTAAAAAGACAGAAAAGAAGACAAAGTTATACAAAGACTTAGATATAGAACATATATTACAAAATTCATTGGAAACTTAGGGAAAAAGTTTGTTTTCAGCACCATTTGTCATAGGCACACAGCTTAACAGAGCTTCCTTGAAAATAGCAGCTTGGAGCTGGAAAGTCCGACATTCTTTTGCCAAGTGTACACGCAGAGCTAGTCCAGCATCTAGTGGTGTAAACGATACGATGATTTTTGAAGTTATGCAAGATTACAATTGACAATTTCCAACTTTGAAAGCATACCATGCAATTAAAGGGGATAAACTACCTAATAGATGAATACAATCAGTTGAGATTCGTAATGACCCTACAAGATTCTGTGATTCATTCCTTTACAATGTCTTGTCagaaaatatgcatatatatgtatatatatataaagttttactTCAAATACCTGACGAACAAATAAACTTGACGTCTTGAAATTCACAAGATTGAAGAACCAAAGGGATTTCCGAAGCCATGATGTATTGAGGTTTCCTTGGTGTCTTGGTGGTATCCAGTAATGCATCTACCACCTATGAATGGACACATGTAATCTGAGTGAGCAGGTATTAGTAGGTATAGATTATATCTTTAAGAGGAGTTAATAGGTCCCTCTAAAGCAAAAGAGAAAATTCTAATATATCTCAGAAACACAGCCAAAGAGGTTCACAAGAAACTTATGGGCCAAAACTTGGTAAATGCTTTTAAAACCTCTTTCAAAAGTTCAAATAATGAATTTTTCCATAGATATATGGAAAGCTTATTTACGATCCAAATTAAACACTGGTGGCCAAACCGCTTTCACAATCATTTTCAATCAAAGaactcatctttttttttttttttttttttttttcctgttctgTTCTCCACGGGTTTTTCTAATGCATAGGTTTTAACTCTTTATGTAGAGAATTTGGGGAGTACTGTGCACAAAAAATTCATCTTGAATTTAATTCAATGCTCAAGCAGGTCATGCTGTATGCTAAGCAGATAAAAGTTGTGTATCAGTACAATGTTGGCCACCCTTTTGTTATGTCTGACCTCAAAGTCAAATTATTCACATCGACATGATGATTTGGACTTGCAAAAACTGCCAAAATGGTGGTAGTATGATATTTTCAAATAGAGCTTCACTTTGAAGTAAGACAAGTCCTAAGAAATCAGAAAACTAATCTGTAATGAGAACAGGCTTCCGTACATCTGGAGATTCGAAACCTTGTCCAATCAAGAATAGTACAGCAACCATGCAACGGACCTGGTGCCACAAGAAAGCACTACCTTTGATTTCAAATGCCCAAAGCTGGTTTCCATCAAACCTGACAAAGGTCGGAAAATTTTAATGTAATATTCTAAGCATTCCAGCCAAACAAAACCAATACTTCATGTTGAGACATACAGCAATAATCTAATAGAAAAGGATGATGCCCaagatatgaaaaaaatttgggAAGCAATTTGCAGAAGAACTGAAAGCAAGAGATACATCAAATGCCCTAAACAAGATCTAAGATTCACATAGATGTTATTAGGTGTGTTTTGTTTAACTTGATACATATAGTTAGGCAACTGAACATGATATCAGCACCTAATTGTCCATCGGTCTTGTATTGGAATCCTTATGTTAATGTGTTGCATGTGTCAAGCCCACATACACATAGTTAGGCTCATTTCCAATGTAAGCTTTTGCTAGTTATGGTAACTCATATAAATGTTAACTTTTCACTCCTGATTTTGGAAATAGATGACGAAATATCATCTCCTTCCCGAACACATTtcccccaaaagaaaaaagtatgaGCTCTGCTATGCACATATGAATATTAAGCACAACAGCATCAGAAGTAAATCACCAATTATGAAGAAAATCACATGGTTCCCCACATATCTGCATTTCATGCTCCAAAATGAGCATTACACTGCAAAAACTGCATGCAAAATTACCATACTGACCCATTATAGAGAAACCAAAACTTAGTGACATTTAGCTAATGGAAAAACTCTTTTAACAAACTCCAATTTTTACCCTAGAGGAAAACCAAAAGTAATATGCCTTCAGGGATAGAGAACCTCTGTTCTTTATTGTTATAATCTAGTTCTACCACCATCATGGTCTTAAACATAAGCATGTTGAACACAATACGTTAGTAATATGTGATAATTACAAATACCAACAAAATCCACTCATACAATTTATTAGAGTGAAAACTCGTGAACTAAACCATTAGAACACAGATTGGTTGCTTGAATAAAAACAGGGAAAAAATGAACAAGCTGATTGAAATAAGAAATGGGTCAGAAAAATTATCTACCAATGTCAACCTCACATCATAAGGAGAAACCGCAAATGACGAGATATGACGCCTATAGTTGTGCACATTCACTGCATCCATTTTACAGAAGTTTCGGAAATCATGTTCGCCTATTAATCTTTTACCAGCATCTTCCATAGCCTGGTGAAACATGATGTGGGAAATATGAATTTACCAAGCATCTTAATTTAAAGTGGAGTAACATAAAAAGGGTTTGCAACGAGTTGCaaaaaaaatgagaagaaaGAGCATACTGAGATATTTAGATTTTCTTCCCAgaagaaatatttatattcCCTGCTCAAACAGCTAAACCTGTAATTTGGAAAGCAAAGCAACGGATTATGTCAACGCAACAGAAGgaatacaaaaaaatagaatttcaatCAAGTCATCAAGTCAACCATGAAAACCATTAAGATTTAAAAGGACAAAACTAATACTCTGCAAAAGAAGCACTAGAAAACAACACAGAGAATAAAGCagagaaattaaaataacattCAACTGATTATGCCTATAGGTACTAAAATCATGTAAGTATGATTAACAATTATTAGTAAGAAATCCAatgacaatataaaatattacccACATTCAAAAGTTCCTTTAAAGTCAGAAGAGATACTCATATATGCACTCCAAACTTTAAATCATATTACAACCTAAGACAATATAAAACGTTTTTATCACAGCAGGTGGAAAAAATGGTTATGAATGCAAATTATCAAAGTGAGACTTTATGACAATCTCCAGATTGTCCCCATCTCACCTCACTCCGCATGAATGGCCTGCAGAGTCTTAGTTATCCTGTGCAACTGCATACATTGCATCCCCAAAGGTCATTGTTTTGTACACATAAAGGTAATTCTGAAATAATTCACCACCATTTTCTTTATGATGGATTAAAAAGGACATAATCTCTTAGAAtccattaaaaaattgaaaaaatagccAAGTAacgaatagtttttttttttttttttttttggtatgtgtGTGTATGAGTGGGGGGCAGGGAGGTTAAAAATCAGCTACTATCATCACCATGCAAGAAATCTAATTACTTCCTAATCATCAAACgtaagaaaaatataacaatttgaTTACAACTTGACCTAAACAAATAGAACTACAAGCAGCTTAAGCACTCATTATTAGCAAGCATTCCAATTCATCACTGATCTTAGCACGTCATCGTTGAAAGGTAACCATAAAGCTATCTGGTTTCTGTTATGTAAAGTGAAACTTGGGCAATTCAGCACGGTATGGTCCATCCTGAAATCTGGCTGCAGGTTTCAACTCACTTAATCATGACTGCAAGTTTGATAGAATGGTTTTCCCACATTTATATCATCAAATCAGACAAGATTCCAGTAATTGTTCTCTCCAAATAACTTTGAAGCCTCGAGTATATTTCAGTTTGAAAAGAACACACAACAAAGGAATTCGTATCTTTTACAAACTAAAGATTGCTTGCAAACATTTATTATCAGAAAACTGAGACAACGTTCTATACAGAGTAGACAAACCTTGCACTGAAACCAACTGGAACAGGACACCAGCCTAAAACACGTATATCACTCGGGAGTACTCGATTCAGCACCCTCACATAATCAATTTCTCCTTCTAAGAAATACAtgacaaagagagagaaaatgcaTGTGTAAGTGTAAGTGAAAATAAGAGTCATTTACTAGTTCAAACTAATACAAATATGTTAATACAATCATTAACTAAGCTTGCAATGAGTTATATGTGGCTCAAACTATATCGAATAAGTTATAGGTATATTTTTGGTTGAGACCAAGAAAATCAATTCGAGACTTACATAGATGTAAACGTACGCATAGATTAATCATTTTAGTTCATTTTATTTAAGTGTATGTTTCTTTATAAGAATACTCATGTTATTTTCTTATCTTACCTAATTGGATTAGATTagctttatatataaatagactTTTGCAATCTGAGAGGGGCATACTTGATTTTTGAATTACAGATACAACAGTTCTCCCTCAATTTCTTTATTTGCTCCCCCTTTCTTCTGTTTCTGCTCCCCAATCTCTATCTTCTTTCTATTtctctccttttctttcttctttatcCTGCGTCAGTTTTTCAATATAAACCATACTGCTAATTctcttcttatatttttttctttccccccaACAAACTTCTCTCATCAATATTTCTTTAACTAAACATAAAGACAAGCAAGTTCTCTTACTAGAAACAAACCTGCAGTTCAAAATTTCCAGGCTCGACTTATATCATCCACAACTCTAAATACAGTATCTTTAAATGTACTTATGTCCACTATATATCTTTTTTGTATAAGAAACATAAATTCTATTTAGTGTAAAGGAAATACAAGAATTCAGGGGGATGACGAATCCTTTAAATCGTAAAACATAATGTACCGACAAAACTACAGAAAATTAAACAAGATCTTTCCAGCTTAATTTAAACAAGAACAGGTATCACTAAAATTTGTTGGATGAGGAAGCTCACAACGATTTCCCCCAAagtaatcaaaattttcaaatctatcTTCAGATGCTAATGCATTGCTCTCCAATTACAAGACCAAAAAAAGGACTTAACATAACTGCAGACTTCTATATAATTCTCACTACTACTACAcccaaaatctttaaaattgcCATACAACACAAAGCTAAATTACTGAGGAATCACCCACGCAATGCCAGCTTCATTTGACAAACAACATGTCAACATCAAACCTTTAATCCATCTCGATGGAAAGAAACTTCTTCGACAAGGTGATGAAACTAGAATCTTTAATATGTCACACAAAACCATTGGTTCCTAGTAATTATTAGCTAGTAGCTCGTGGACCAACTATAATACAATTGAAGAAAGGACAGCTTTTTACATCTAAATCtcaatatgtatttatttacaCCCAGAAAAAAAAGCTTAATGTTCTTTATTAAGTAGCTAACCATATTGCTCTTTGGAAACAAATTCACTAGact includes the following:
- the LOC107421417 gene encoding probable F-actin-capping protein subunit beta, whose product is MEAAMGLMRRIPPKHTETALSALLTLLPQHSSDLLSQVDQPLQVLCDTDSGKEFILCEYNRDADSFRSPWSNKYHPPLEDGALPSEELRKLEVEANDIFAIYRDQYYEGGISSVYMWEDDNEGFVACFLIKKDGSKTGHGRRGYLQEGAWDAIHVIEVGPDEEGTAHYRLTSTVMLSLTTSNESSGSFNLSGSIRREMNMDLSVQEGHLCNMGRMIEEMESKLRNSLDQVYFGKTKEMVCTLRPPAEVVMRLPDSS
- the LOC107421405 gene encoding uncharacterized protein LOC107421405 isoform X1, which encodes MEAVEGASKSAMAKEEGDSALLASLQSLVRSLQLRVKELEAENVKLLSQLTNCCCNEKEKMVDGSAVTVSRPVEKSRESKSSGSNTTKKKVQEKISGYNASIVNYQCKRYVALKIMYFGQRFYGFASEAQMDPTVESEIFGALEKTRLLVGDKKESQYSRCGRTDKGVSSVGQVIALFVRSKLKGTLPNHEKSSEFVSKEQYEGEIDYVRVLNRVLPSDIRVLGWCPVPVGFSARFSCLSREYKYFFWEENLNISAMEDAGKRLIGEHDFRNFCKMDAVNVHNYRRHISSFAVSPYDVRFDGNQLWAFEIKGSAFLWHQVRCMVAVLFLIGQGFESPDVVDALLDTTKTPRKPQYIMASEIPLVLQSCEFQDVKFICSSDAGLALRVHLAKECRTFQLQAAIFKEALLSCVPMTNDQSSLNNGKMKKAAHVPLMSRPTEPSYAERRAKLNSAA
- the LOC107421405 gene encoding uncharacterized protein LOC107421405 isoform X2 translates to MVDGSAVTVSRPVEKSRESKSSGSNTTKKKVQEKISGYNASIVNYQCKRYVALKIMYFGQRFYGFASEAQMDPTVESEIFGALEKTRLLVGDKKESQYSRCGRTDKGVSSVGQVIALFVRSKLKGTLPNHEKSSEFVSKEQYEGEIDYVRVLNRVLPSDIRVLGWCPVPVGFSARFSCLSREYKYFFWEENLNISAMEDAGKRLIGEHDFRNFCKMDAVNVHNYRRHISSFAVSPYDVRFDGNQLWAFEIKGSAFLWHQVRCMVAVLFLIGQGFESPDVVDALLDTTKTPRKPQYIMASEIPLVLQSCEFQDVKFICSSDAGLALRVHLAKECRTFQLQAAIFKEALLSCVPMTNDQSSLNNGKMKKAAHVPLMSRPTEPSYAERRAKLNSAA